The genomic stretch CTACATCTCATCCATCTTTCAAACCCCTCTTTGTGGTAAGTCATCAGTCGGTGCTTAGCAGGGTTTTTTGATAGAATTACACATAGGTGTTAGCAGATGTAGAATGGTGTAGATCCTAGAGCCTGTTATTTTGCCATTAATCCAGACTTTCATGGTGTTCAacttaaagacaaaaaaatgattttatatTCTACCCTACTCTATCCTACCCTCTTACAGATTATGTATACTAATATTAAAATAGACACTGATGCACCTTTATTTTTGGTATTAGTAGTATGTCAGGCATTTTAGTAGAAAAGGTGTTCAAGAGAAGAGCAGAATGCTTGCAAGGATCTAGTTTTGTGTGTTTTAAGTTCTGTTATTTTAATTCATGTTCAACTTGCTATGTACAGAGCTCGTGGAGTTTTGATCTCAAGAACAAAGTACAAGATTTTCTAGCTTCTACCCTTAAATCCCAAGAAAAGCCGAAGCTGTTTACTTTGTACAGAGAAAATGTAACAGAAATAGAGAGAGAAAGGAAACTATACAGTGAACAGCTAAAGAAATTGCAAACTCAACTCACCAGAAGAGAGCAACGATCATCACAGTATCAGAAGAGATATTCTAAGATACAGGTACTGCATCCTTCTTTAATAGAGAAGATAACTGACTGGCCTAAGCCACCCCTCCCCCTTGACTTAGCTTACCTTATATCCTTAGTACGGTTTCTTAACCATCAGCTATTGCTATGATACAGTACTTAGAAGGGAAGAAGGGAAGTGctataattattgtaataaagGAGAAATTTATCTTTGAATTCTTTGATATGGAAATTAAACCTTTTTGGAGAGACAGGTCAGTGCAGGAAACAACACTTCTGGAGATGAGAAAGGTGTGAATGAAACAATGCTTGTATAATTAAGTCCTATATGACTTACAGTATATTTATAGAGGGATATAATTCTATTTCACTTCTAGTTCCTGCCTGTTGTATTTCCCTTTGTAGGCAGATTATCATAAACTCATAGGTATTGCTGCTGAACTAGTGGACTCACTGGAAGATACAGTCCGTGGTAAAATGGTAACCAACAGTTTTGTGACTAGTTTTGTCAAGTTTAAAGTTAAATCAGTGAGGAGTGGATTCAAATCTCTAAGTAAGTGGGGTAGGGTGAGGCTGCTGTTCCAGACCCTAAGATAAAAGATGAACTAGCTGGCcttgaaatgtttttcttgGCCATGCAGGCCTCAGTTTAGCCTTAAAATAAGTCCATTGGGTCCACCTTTATGTGgctaaatatgcatatttttgtTGCATTCTGGTGTAACGGTTAATTAAAAGTTCTAATTTGGAATTCTTTCTTAAAATGAAATGAAGCATGATTTAGTATCAGCTCCTTTCAAAGCAACATTCAATTTTTCTAATAATCTCCCACAATGTAGATATAAGCCTGCCACATCGCCAAATGCATTACATATTAAGCACCAAGATCTTACACTGTCACTGACACACAGTAATGTATCTTACTAATTCGGTGAACAAAGTCAGTAGTGAccaattttgttgttattttgttttggccAGGTGACACCTGAGTATCTTCAAAACATTTGTGTTAGACTGTTTGCTCCCTCAAATGGAGAATCAGTTGACATAAGCAAACCAGGGACGGTGAGCTgcaattataaataaataattttgtaaCTAATTAATGTAATGTATCTtcatttttagccatttctGAAAGCCCAGAATAACTGCTCTTGAAAGAAAAGTAATATGCCTAAAGAAAGGATGGATGGAACAAtatataacaaaaatataaaagggAGACTATCATTACACAATAATGTTTGTCACTGGTAACTTAGGACAGTAAATTAATTACCACCTTGTGTAGTTTTTGATCTaatattaagaatttgttccttttttcaaGGCAAGTTCAATACTGAGAGCATCTTTGGCATATGATGAGCTACCCAGGTTGGGTATTATTCTGCTGTTTATAAATGACAATAGCTCAAGCCATGAGATCTAAAATACCATATAAAGTCATAGCCTTGTGCTGTTTAACTTGTCTCTAAGCTCTACATGTATGTCATCACCAGCCCAACCAATAGGATGTTAACCTAATGTTTTTATGACCCAGCATTAATTTTTACAATagttaaaatgaaaatcaggTTCCAACTTTTTTATGAACCTCTCCTAGCAAATGTTTGCTCACAAACTTTTTATCCCTGGTTCTGTCACCAGGACTTAAACCAATTTTTACCTTGCAGTATGTACTTTAGACACTGCCTTAATAACATTTGCCGCTGAGTCAGAAAATTATTACACTTCTTGTACTTATTGCAAAATTACTGTTATTCCTCAAAGTCTTGAAACCATCAATATTGCCACTAACAGTAATTCAGCagatttttcacgtttttcaTTTAACATTCAGACTTGCAGAAAGTGTTGATATTCCGTACAAGCCCTCTCTTGACTATGACAAGATAAAAACAGATCTGCTTACTTTACCTGAGAGAAAGAGAGCATTTCTTCTACAAGCCTTAAGATGGGTATGGTGTGAAATTATTGAACAGAAGGAAcaagatttatttttatttctaattgATTCTTAATTAATTCTTTCCTTCTCCTTATTGTTTGACAGAATCTTACCCAAGCCATTACTAATGAACAACGAGACAGCATTGTTAATACATATGTTGTCCATGACATTCTTGGCTGCTCTGTTGCTGGCCATGTGAGGGTGAGATGTATtgagtatatatatatatatatgcctGTTGTAATTTGCTCAGTCTGTGTATTCTTTGTGTATATGTGTGTGTACCCCTTCTATTTTTAGCACAAGTGTCATGTGCAATATATTTAACCATCAACTGCTACAACTGCaattattaaaagaaacaactgCCAGTAATGCTTGCATAACAGTATTCTCAGATTGAGTGTGATCCTTGTGATCATGATGTGATAGTGGAAGTAGATCTTCTAAACAGCCATCTGCAGCAGTTCCTCTAGGGATTGTCAATGCCAGTAACTattgttcatttgtttgtttgtttgcatgttgttttttttatagaatggaATATTAGATATTTTGACTTCCCCAAGTGAGATGTCCAGACAGTATTTGGCAAGGTTGTTTAATGCCCTTGCATCACTTTCAGCAGGTGATTCAGCACTTATCTAATGACTAATTTTATTGTTAgcaatattaataattattgaaatTGTGAGGGTGAGTATAATATCAAAGGtaatatacaactatcccccgaaggggagaTGAATAGTGGTGGATATATACCAAGACGcaaatttaccaaatcagttggacaaaactgaaaaaggaactttttgtaaattaaaaacatcGCTTAGTAGGAACTTTGTTGACAGTTTACAAACATTTGGAGGATTTTGTCCAGTGcattttacgattttgttgcaaattcagcatgaaaataattttctacctaccagtGAACACTTACAAGCCAAATTAAAGTTTGTcgttttcttggtatttgttttttacaactGCTTCATGTATTGCACAAATGTTATCTTCCAAAAAATATGTATCAAAACAAGACGCCATTTTGGCTCCATTagcaaaacagtgaataacaAAGGATATTCCATGTTACAGAAACCAATCAAAACGTGCAAATAGTGTTCTTtatttcactgatttggtaaatatgAATGATTATAATTTGTGTAGATTGAGGAAGCTGTTATTTAATTGGCCTGGGGGATAACAACCTCCAGTCAATGTTGTTTTGGTTCAGGTGTTGGAGACTACAGGTTTTCTTTTAGTATTGGTATTATGTGCATCATGGCTTGATGATCTGTAAGTTGCAGTTTACACATTCATAAATCAATGATTGGTTCTCTTTCTTCACCTTGTTGAAATTCATGTGATAAttcctgcatttcttttccTTATAGGTCGCTCTTACCTAGCACAAAACTCATCCCTTGTATATGCCTTGCTGACAGCACTAAAAAAGGAACCTAAAACATCTCTTACTAGTGAAAATATCTTGGGAACCTTGCAAAAACTTAGTCTTAGGTGAGCTTAAATTGACTACTTAACATGTACATTAAGGATGAGCTAAAAGACCTCATGGCAATGAAAGTGAAGATATGAAATACGTCTAGCTTCCTTCAGGAAGGATGCTGGCATGGGGAAATATTGGGATCAAATTTTCACAGTATTTCAGAGCTCCTTCAAATTTGTTTAGATAAGAAAGCTGTTCAAGATAGTTCCACACTACaagttatatatttttaaagaatcTGTTACTCACCTTGTAACCCACTGCATAACTCAAGTTGAGAGGTGACTCACCAAAGTAGCAGCAGTCCCAGTGGATACACAGGACTGATGAAATAATATGTTTTATAATGACTGTCATACTTACAGTGGTTTACAATGGCTCTGAAGTCTGTGTGAAGATGACTCTCCCATCTTAATTGCTTAAAAGGGATGATATCTGCACACAGGGTATGACTTTGTTATTAATAACAAACAAATGTTCCTTTTTTAGACGCCAAATGCAGTCAATCATGATTGAAGAAGATTTGATTCAGTGGTTGTCGCAGCTGTTGACAGATCATGACAACTTGTCAGATTACTCTCTGGAATACTCTGTTGCATTGCTCATGAACCTCTGCTTACGTTCTGCTGgtaaatttttaataattctaaAATAATGTTGCTTAGTTTAGTCAGAGTAGGAAGACCAATGATTCTTTTTAGTTGATATTATTTCAAATAAGTGTCACTGttgtgtatttttaaaagcactCAAAAGCTACCAGGTTCACTTCCAGTTAACGAATCAAATGGACTGGTTCTTGCGTTAGAATCACCATATACTACTAATTAGGTTGTAGTTTCAAAATACAGCTTTGAATTGCTtctgagagagagagagagagttgtGATGGGCACTGTATTTGGAGGCGGGCCATGAACTCAGTTCCATCCACTGCCCACCCTGTTTATAAACCTGGCATTTTCTCAGGATGATAATATAAAATGTGCAAAGTATGTAGTAATATTCAAACTAATGCATTTTCTTAGGAAAGAGGAGATGTATTAATGATGCTGCTCACATCCTTCGTGTGCTAAGTGATCTTTTAGGACATGAGAATCAAGAGGTAAGTTTAATTCAATAGCTATAAAACCTGGTTTATTTTGGTAATGCAGGTCAGTGTTGACACATTTTCTGTCTGCCATCTTTCTGTAACCCTATGAATTACTCTTAACTATTTTTAACTTGATTGCAAAAGTCATTATCATTTATACTACAACAGATTCGTCCGTATGTGAATGGGGCTTTGTATAGTATTCTGGCATTACCAGCTGTGAAGGAGGAGGCAAGAGCCTTGGTAAGCTGCTGCTGTTGCTTTGCTAATGAGTTAACCCTTAAAGGGCATGGTCAAACAGGTGCctgattaaaaataattaagttCTAAAGTTCTTTTCTGACCCTGAATCATAGGCGTTTAAGTTTTCCTCAAATTTGCAGAAGTAACAGGTTTTAGTTCCCCTTACAATGTGTTACTTTTATTGACAGCGGATCTTGGTCATAAAAATAATCTCTGAGAATGCCAAGTCACTGATTCACAGGAGGATGTCCTAATATTCATTTAATTCTGTCAGTGAAGATCGTAAATGGACTTCTGTATCtccaaaaagcattttttacgAGCTTTAAGTTACGCTTTTTGATAATTGCACATTGAATTCCCTCATTGAAAACAGCTCTGAAATGTGGCTCATTGTAGTTTTTCCCATAAATGGAGATGTACGTTTCAGGGACCATCTTGAAGTGATTGTTGCCACTGTTCAATTCCTTCTTACAGGGAATGGAAGAAATCCTTGAGTGTTTCCTTAAAGATGACAATCCGGATATGACCAGACAGATCCAATTTATCATCAAACAGCTTAACTCTGGTTAGAACATTATAATCCATTACTCAAGTGCTTTAATCGTAACCTTTATAACGTACTGTTTCCGTGCGGGTAGCGGTTACTGCAGTGGTCTGTTTTTCTGATACTGATATGATCCCTGCCAGATGTTGCAGTGCCCTGTGGGTTCCAGGCTCCGGGTCATTTTGTGGAAAAGCAAGCGCGAGAAACAGAAAAGGTTctggaatgtttttttttttttaacttagaGCCTAGAACAGGCTAAATGTTGTTGCGAAGAACATGGTAGGTGCTTAATACTCATTGTCTAAGGTAGCCCGAGATAATTAATCTCTATCAAAACTGTTTGGTATTTTTGCAGATGATCCATCAGCCACAAATACACCAGAATCtgatgatgaagatgaggaagatgatgatgatgtgagTTTATAGGATGATCGTTTATAGGATGATCAACGACTTACGGTCTGTACTCTTTTTCATACTTAGCTAGCAAAATATGGAACTCTCTCCCAGACACttacaaaacattaaattttctaGAATTCATGCAGGAGATCCTCGGATAGGAAGCTTTTCCGCAGTAGATTTACAAGTTATATTTCCCTTTGCATGCATAATGTTGTATATGGTTTATAAATAATATTGGAATTGTAATatagcatattttattttaattttaacttattttctcgaatacaTTAGCTCTACAGCTACTCTGTAAATTTCGAGCATAAGTAgagtatatgtatgtatgtatgtatcgTGTGATACTTAAGATACTTCAGGAAATTCGAGTAGCCTGTGGCCCTTCCAGTCACGTTCGCTCTTACAAAGGGTTAGCTACGCGCAGATCGTCAGCCTCTATCCCTCCACGGTGGTTAGTTTACTTCTATTACCTACtgactcagttgataaaacaaaattctgGAACGTGGGGTACATTTATTTTAATGAAAGATTGTTTTATTAAGTAAAGTTGTTAAATTGTGTTTCATACAGGAGGGCGACGCTATTGATGCAGAGTTAGATAAACAAGAGATTCTTTTGTCGACTGAAGGAGAACTGTGTGGAGAAGAGTTACTTATTACTCATTATTCAATGGTACtgtaattcatttatttctttgccTGTTGTACGCTCAAAAACGTGTTTACCTCAGTAAATGTTACATAAACTAATCTTAACAGTATTTGATGTTAGATGGTAAAGTATAGCGGTCAAAGTTCCCTCAAACCCGGGATACCCTTGGGAAGCTAACAAACTGTTCGCAACAGGGTACTGGTTCAGATTGTGGAAATGGTTGCCTAAGACTTCAAACGGTGTTTTTACAAGTTAAGGCGGCTGTAAGTACCACTGTCCCCCACTTTCGCGAGTGTCCGTTATCAAAACCTTGACCGTGGCATGGTCTTTAATCAACTGATAAAAGACATCTATATGTTAGACGGACTTAAGACGAAATAAGAACTGGATGTGTAACAAATTATCCATCATGTTTTGCGacacaaaacaacaagaaatcAGAAAGTTATCTGTATATTAAACAATTTTCGCTCTTAGATTTTTCACTCTTTTTAAACAGAACAACAAACAATCTGATGAGCTGAAGAGCAAGAAAAAGGTACCTTACAGGTCATTTCTCTTTTGaacactgaataaatggcaaaATATATGAGTTTTTTCGTTACAAAGTTAACTTTGCAAGTTACAAGGTTTCTTGCTTTTAATGATGAGGAATGAACGAAAGGTtaccttaaaagaaaattagttTCTCAAGTAGAAGAAATTATCGAGCTACATAAAGCTGGGTTTCGAGCTAGGTGTTGCAAGTAGACGAAAAACAGTCACGATATAGTCCATTCATTGCCAAGGCTTGTAAGGAAGGCTCCTTTCAGGACAGCCGTTGTTCTCGCTTACGGCTGCGAGACAGTTTTTGCGACGAGTCAATGTATCGTCGAGTTGAAGATAAGCTTTTAAGAACTGTGGCCTTGTTATGTAGATCAAGAGCCGCCGCTCGCAGAGAATATATGTCTCCTGCCTAGTACACGAACGAAGCGATGTACCGCCGCTGTTTCTATTTTCATCTGCTACATTATGAAAACTAACAAGTCAAGTGTTCAGAACTAAAATTGGGCAATAATAAAATAGtccatttttaaaaacacattGCTTTGGTTTTGCgtgtaacattaaaaaaattgttggctTTGCGCTATTTTAGGCAAATTTACTACtaactgcaataaaaataaaaatcttttgttccTTTCTAGTTTTCAGGTGGTCGTGATCATCCCTTAACTAGGCCAACTACTCCAGGAATAAGAACATTAGAATCATTTCAAGGCGAGTATTATGATAATTACAATAGCCAGTCCAATATTCAATATGATGTACAATGTCAGTCAACATGGACGAAACTGATAACTAAATAACTAACAgtccattgttttattttattatcagaACATGTTTCCAGACCAACAACTTCAACAATGGAGTCGTCACGGCCTGAACAGCAGGTGTGTGTTGGTCGGACTGTGCATCAGTCGCTTCTAAATTGCCCAGCAAACTTTAATTCCCCTCTTGGCTCGTTCGCTCTCTCCAGTCCAACCGAGCCTTGAGTCGACTGGCTGAAAACTGGGGACTTCCCTTATGTCTATACCAAAATCACTGGGTGACTCCATAAACTGAACGGCTGTAAAGATATATTGGCGTTTCCTTAATTCATTGATAATTGAAGAAGCTTTGCGTAGTCATTGCATTAAA from Porites lutea chromosome 1, jaPorLute2.1, whole genome shotgun sequence encodes the following:
- the LOC140941137 gene encoding lisH domain-containing protein ARMC9-like is translated as MDEVVAIEGELNAIVKEYLDFLGYSRTSSTFEGELGSLGKQLKNETTSPRNDSQKNDIQQRMVGAFESGRCTEFFRMWNQYVPDDFQENDQICQKLHFNINIYFAIYPITHGNQDRQELERSMRVFKGYLETKGSALSQTTEFLPYYALPYIPDPTSHPSFKPLFVSSWSFDLKNKVQDFLASTLKSQEKPKLFTLYRENVTEIERERKLYSEQLKKLQTQLTRREQRSSQYQKRYSKIQADYHKLIGIAAELVDSLEDTVRGKMVTPEYLQNICVRLFAPSNGESVDISKPGTASSILRASLAYDELPRLAESVDIPYKPSLDYDKIKTDLLTLPERKRAFLLQALRWNLTQAITNEQRDSIVNTYVVHDILGCSVAGHVRNGILDILTSPSEMSRQYLARLFNALASLSAGRSYLAQNSSLVYALLTALKKEPKTSLTSENILGTLQKLSLRRQMQSIMIEEDLIQWLSQLLTDHDNLSDYSLEYSVALLMNLCLRSAGKRRCINDAAHILRVLSDLLGHENQEIRPYVNGALYSILALPAVKEEARALGMEEILECFLKDDNPDMTRQIQFIIKQLNSDDPSATNTPESDDEDEEDDDDEGDAIDAELDKQEILLSTEGELCGEELLITHYSMNNKQSDELKSKKKFSGGRDHPLTRPTTPGIRTLESFQEHVSRPTTSTMESSRPEQQVRPSTSSKSRRAPEPTSNAAAAAGADEKPRSAAKGTEVTGSGQASRLHPSDVEKAFVSRPKIPRTPDPRPRTGTPPPLGRSASPPRPTSKESRPAGTSSSRKSSGSKNQQKTGSR